From the Vibrio metoecus genome, one window contains:
- the yqfB gene encoding N(4)-acetylcytidine aminohydrolase: protein MSVPTQITFFEFLTPLVASGQKTITIRDKSESHYVPGTRVEVFTLETQRKVCEIDILAVEPLKFDEINEFHAEQEAIELPKLKALIQEIYPNIDELYVITYQLAK from the coding sequence ATGTCCGTCCCAACTCAAATTACCTTTTTTGAATTTTTGACCCCCTTGGTGGCCTCTGGCCAGAAGACCATCACCATCCGTGATAAATCGGAGAGCCATTACGTGCCCGGCACTCGCGTTGAAGTGTTCACATTAGAAACCCAGCGTAAAGTGTGTGAGATAGATATTCTGGCGGTTGAACCGCTCAAGTTTGATGAGATCAACGAGTTTCACGCTGAGCAAGAAGCGATAGAATTACCCAAACTCAAGGCGTTAATCCAAGAGATTTACCCCAATATCGATGAGCTGTATGTCATTACTTATCAACTAGCGAAGTAA
- the almG gene encoding glycine--lipid A transferase AlmG yields MRIFWLKALTSGLFYLPLSIKNGLCRLVAKPISRKKMAAALTQLNYALPDLNEIKKQAIVEQSTRLSLKNLLGFCHLKRCQYQVEQPDLVQEILDNQGGGIIVCPHMGVYDGVTWWLNQQGKKAVTIFGAGSSGDRPDENAMISQAAKLAGVPYLLRKQNLMLELAQRIKQGEWVVLHTDMRTEGVPVRWFGQATQLSATPFFLAHKLACPIYFHYALSEGMTQRLHFSRFALHQTDDLGRNIAQDAQQLADMMQQAITAHPEQWIWLYRRFK; encoded by the coding sequence GTGCGTATTTTTTGGTTAAAAGCGTTAACCTCAGGCTTATTTTATTTACCACTGTCGATAAAAAATGGTTTATGCCGCCTCGTGGCTAAGCCGATAAGTCGGAAAAAAATGGCAGCGGCTTTAACACAACTTAATTACGCGTTACCTGATTTGAATGAGATAAAAAAGCAGGCCATTGTTGAGCAATCCACGCGCTTATCATTGAAGAATTTACTCGGGTTTTGCCATCTTAAGCGTTGCCAATATCAAGTTGAACAGCCTGACTTGGTTCAAGAGATCCTAGATAACCAAGGCGGCGGTATTATCGTTTGTCCCCATATGGGCGTTTACGATGGGGTGACTTGGTGGCTTAACCAGCAAGGTAAAAAAGCCGTCACCATTTTTGGGGCGGGCAGCTCAGGCGATCGTCCAGATGAAAATGCCATGATCTCCCAAGCCGCGAAATTAGCCGGAGTTCCCTATCTGCTACGCAAGCAAAACTTGATGTTGGAGTTAGCACAGCGGATCAAACAAGGTGAATGGGTGGTGTTACATACGGATATGCGCACTGAAGGTGTGCCTGTTCGTTGGTTTGGGCAAGCCACACAATTGTCGGCAACGCCCTTTTTCCTTGCGCATAAACTCGCATGCCCGATCTATTTTCATTATGCGCTCAGTGAGGGGATGACGCAGAGACTGCATTTCTCGCGCTTTGCCTTGCACCAAACCGATGATTTAGGTCGCAACATTGCGCAGGATGCGCAGCAGTTAGCCGACATGATGCAGCAAGCGATCACCGCGCATCCCGAGCAGTGGATCTGGCTTTATCGGCGTTTTAAGTAG
- a CDS encoding DMT family protein yields MNPIVVSVGLLICSNVFMTFAWYAHLKELNNKPWIIAALVSWGIALFEYLLQVPANRIGYTALNVGQLKILQEVITLMVFVPFSVFYLREPLKLDYLWAGLCLVGAVYFAFRSKFA; encoded by the coding sequence ATGAATCCGATTGTGGTCAGTGTCGGTCTGCTGATTTGCAGCAATGTGTTTATGACTTTTGCTTGGTACGCGCATCTTAAAGAGCTGAATAACAAACCGTGGATTATTGCGGCGTTGGTGAGCTGGGGCATTGCGCTGTTTGAATACTTACTGCAAGTACCCGCCAATCGAATTGGTTATACCGCGCTAAATGTTGGGCAACTTAAAATTTTGCAAGAAGTGATCACCTTAATGGTGTTTGTGCCTTTCTCAGTCTTTTATCTGCGTGAACCATTAAAGCTCGATTATTTGTGGGCTGGGCTTTGTCTGGTTGGGGCGGTCTATTTCGCCTTTCGCAGCAAGTTTGCTTAA
- the almF gene encoding lipid A modification system glycine carrier protein AlmF, with the protein MKQAIENILIERLQTSIEGISSILTNKFFDEFDSFSFIDIVAKVESQFSAQINLFDMPLTMESSTNEVIDWLVSEVGE; encoded by the coding sequence ATGAAACAAGCCATTGAAAATATTCTTATTGAGCGATTACAAACCAGTATTGAGGGTATTTCATCGATACTCACCAATAAATTTTTCGATGAGTTTGATTCCTTCTCTTTCATCGATATTGTCGCCAAAGTAGAAAGCCAGTTTTCGGCACAAATTAATCTATTTGATATGCCATTAACCATGGAATCGTCAACCAATGAAGTCATTGATTGGTTAGTGAGCGAAGTAGGGGAATAA
- a CDS encoding NADH-quinone oxidoreductase subunit L, whose translation MSELSPQWLLVSLYLGGLVLSLWLPQQQWRIAKFATLAGFIAMLGNTLFAIGQASINLVPVDGLGVVMALLVSLLGWVITRFAHRYLQGEAQQARFVTATLFTLSCVALLVTSQHLLVIVLAWSGTSVGLHRLLTFYPERKAARVVAHKKFLVSRFAEICLLLALGMIYLDVGSLSLQEIHFALNAQDSLPLSLTGAALLLAFAAILKTAQLPLHGWLIQVMEAPTPVSALLHAGVVNMGGFVLLRVAELIGLVPSAQWLLVIVGSLTAVLAGMVMLTRISIKVRLAWSTCAQMGFMLMEIGLGLYELALLHLMAHSLYKAYAFLSSGEAVERARLHDFQAPQSVNGKAVGALLAVGLSAALILILHHLWQSLTPNLHLPNAVVAILALGFAPLLWQSGRFTPSRLSLGVLRVALLTQLYFVWHLLFAGLAPELRPASPLALSFVMFCFITLYLMQVLLCLYPKSRLSLWLYPWVYHGFYLDETFTRLTFKYWPVQLTLPTTLSSTHSSTQAQPTTGERV comes from the coding sequence ATGTCGGAACTGTCACCCCAGTGGCTCCTTGTTAGTTTGTATCTTGGTGGCCTTGTATTGAGCTTATGGTTACCTCAACAGCAGTGGCGTATCGCCAAGTTCGCCACTCTCGCCGGCTTCATCGCCATGCTTGGAAATACCCTTTTTGCGATAGGGCAAGCGAGCATAAACCTAGTCCCTGTCGATGGATTAGGCGTCGTGATGGCGCTACTCGTCTCGCTCCTAGGCTGGGTGATAACCCGCTTCGCCCATCGTTATCTGCAAGGCGAAGCGCAGCAAGCGCGTTTTGTCACCGCTACGCTGTTTACCCTAAGCTGCGTAGCCTTGTTGGTCACCAGTCAGCATCTGCTTGTGATCGTGCTGGCGTGGAGCGGAACCAGCGTTGGCCTACATCGTCTCCTGACCTTTTACCCAGAGCGCAAAGCCGCACGCGTGGTGGCACACAAAAAATTCTTAGTCAGCCGTTTTGCCGAAATCTGTTTGTTGTTAGCGCTCGGTATGATCTATCTCGATGTCGGTAGCTTGTCGCTACAAGAGATTCACTTCGCGTTAAACGCGCAGGATTCGCTGCCACTTAGCTTAACTGGGGCTGCGTTGTTGCTCGCCTTCGCTGCTATCTTAAAAACCGCTCAGTTACCTCTGCACGGCTGGCTGATTCAGGTGATGGAAGCGCCAACGCCAGTCTCGGCATTATTGCATGCGGGTGTGGTTAACATGGGGGGATTCGTTCTGCTGCGCGTCGCAGAACTGATTGGGCTTGTTCCTTCGGCGCAATGGTTGCTGGTGATCGTCGGTAGCCTCACTGCGGTGCTCGCTGGCATGGTCATGCTGACTCGGATCAGCATTAAAGTTCGTTTGGCTTGGTCAACGTGCGCGCAAATGGGCTTTATGCTGATGGAAATCGGCTTAGGCTTATATGAGCTCGCCCTGCTCCATTTGATGGCACATTCACTTTATAAAGCTTATGCCTTCCTAAGTTCTGGCGAAGCGGTGGAGCGAGCACGTCTGCATGATTTTCAAGCCCCACAAAGTGTCAATGGTAAAGCCGTGGGAGCTTTGCTCGCGGTAGGGCTCAGCGCAGCGCTTATCCTGATACTGCACCATTTATGGCAATCCTTAACACCCAATTTGCATCTACCCAATGCGGTGGTCGCGATTCTCGCCTTAGGTTTTGCTCCGCTACTTTGGCAAAGTGGACGTTTTACACCAAGTCGCTTGAGCCTCGGTGTGCTACGGGTTGCCCTACTCACCCAACTCTATTTCGTATGGCACCTGCTGTTTGCGGGTTTAGCACCCGAGCTGCGCCCCGCTAGCCCACTCGCGCTGAGCTTTGTGATGTTCTGTTTTATCACTTTGTATCTGATGCAAGTGCTGCTCTGCCTCTACCCCAAAAGCCGTTTATCACTGTGGCTCTATCCTTGGGTTTACCATGGTTTTTATCTTGATGAGACTTTTACGCGCCTGACCTTCAAATATTGGCCCGTGCAATTGACTCTGCCTACCACTCTTTCATCAACTCATTCATCAACTCAAGCGCAACCGACGACAGGAGAACGCGTATGA
- the almE gene encoding lipid A modification system glycine--protein ligase AlmE → MPYNSATDLLQREGYGVVHNQFINKMAMYCETTHSILAAIQANRHAPALWVKQKTYTYQEMTDMALSLSDYWHLQGVQRVAILSVRDLAAYSAIWASYLGGMTYIPLNARATTEQIQETLIATQCDSIMVDAQQLSRLSSLLETCIDRLHIYALPDVDMEPLRQQYPQHTFYTVQITEQDVELLVAKYHLDNEHEYAYIMQTSGSTGKPKRIAVSYSNLHSYISQIDKLFPLNAQDRVGQYSDLTFDLSVHDIFYSLISGACLYVVPELAKLSPVEFIHHHQLTVWLSVPTVIELALQRQTLTPHSLPSLRLSFFCGQALLHDLAEQWQQATQQPVINLYGPTECTIAITYHRFVAHSGMASVPIGRAFEEECLAIINEQGELMRFESAPEGYRGELLLSGKQLVNGYLNDPLNTQSAFFQHEGRIWYRSGDIVTKSNGVLIHLGRRDHQVKIAGQRVELEEIETVVRRVTQAHSVAIVPWPLSESGYASGTVAFVDTHTQWLPDLWLSQCKQQLNPTFVPKRWYAIEQLPRNANGKTDIKALQQQLASQTYETSH, encoded by the coding sequence ATGCCATACAATTCTGCGACAGATTTGTTACAGAGAGAGGGTTATGGTGTCGTGCATAACCAATTTATCAATAAAATGGCGATGTACTGCGAGACAACACACTCTATTTTGGCGGCCATTCAGGCTAACCGACATGCCCCTGCATTATGGGTGAAACAGAAAACCTACACCTATCAAGAGATGACCGATATGGCACTCTCATTGAGTGACTATTGGCATTTACAGGGCGTGCAGCGAGTTGCGATCCTTTCGGTGCGCGATCTCGCGGCTTATTCTGCGATTTGGGCGAGCTATTTGGGCGGTATGACTTATATTCCGCTCAATGCGCGAGCAACAACAGAACAGATCCAAGAGACGCTGATCGCGACACAATGTGATTCCATCATGGTAGACGCGCAGCAATTGAGTCGTTTGTCCTCCTTACTTGAGACTTGCATTGACCGATTACACATTTATGCGCTGCCTGATGTGGATATGGAACCCTTACGTCAGCAATATCCTCAGCACACTTTTTACACAGTGCAAATAACCGAACAAGATGTGGAATTACTGGTAGCGAAATACCATTTAGACAATGAACATGAGTACGCTTATATCATGCAAACCTCAGGTTCTACTGGTAAGCCCAAACGTATTGCGGTCAGTTACAGTAATTTGCATAGCTATATCAGCCAAATTGACAAACTATTTCCACTCAATGCGCAAGATCGAGTGGGACAATATTCTGATTTGACTTTTGATCTTTCAGTACATGATATTTTTTACAGTTTGATCTCTGGTGCTTGTTTATATGTTGTGCCTGAATTAGCGAAATTAAGTCCAGTGGAATTTATTCATCACCATCAATTAACGGTATGGCTTTCTGTGCCTACTGTTATTGAGTTGGCCCTACAAAGACAAACCTTAACGCCACACAGTTTACCTTCTCTGCGACTGAGTTTTTTCTGCGGACAAGCCTTGCTGCATGATTTAGCCGAACAATGGCAACAGGCCACCCAGCAGCCGGTGATCAATCTGTATGGTCCAACAGAGTGCACGATTGCCATTACCTATCATCGATTTGTCGCCCATTCAGGTATGGCATCGGTGCCGATTGGTCGTGCTTTTGAAGAGGAGTGTTTAGCCATCATCAACGAACAAGGCGAGTTGATGCGCTTTGAATCTGCCCCCGAGGGGTATCGCGGAGAATTACTTCTGTCGGGCAAACAGTTAGTCAATGGTTATCTGAATGATCCGCTGAATACGCAAAGTGCCTTTTTCCAGCACGAAGGGCGTATTTGGTATCGTTCAGGTGACATTGTCACTAAATCAAATGGCGTGCTGATTCATCTTGGGCGCCGCGATCACCAAGTGAAAATTGCCGGACAACGGGTGGAATTAGAAGAGATTGAAACCGTTGTTCGCCGCGTGACTCAAGCGCACAGCGTGGCGATTGTACCTTGGCCTTTAAGTGAGTCGGGCTATGCCAGCGGCACGGTGGCGTTTGTGGATACCCATACCCAATGGCTACCAGATCTGTGGTTGAGCCAATGCAAACAACAATTAAATCCGACTTTTGTGCCTAAGCGTTGGTATGCCATTGAACAATTACCAAGAAATGCCAATGGCAAAACCGATATTAAAGCTTTACAACAACAATTAGCGAGTCAGACATATGAAACAAGCCATTGA
- a CDS encoding class II fumarate hydratase, with product MTREYRIEKDSMGDVKVPADALYQAQTQRAVDNFTLSRYTMPSAFIAALAYIKQAAAMTNAQLGHLEGDIAQAIANASQAVIDGQYAEQFPIDVFQTGSGTSSNMNANEVIATLASRELGYAVSPNDHVNMGQSSNDVIPTAIQVSAAINIEQQLLPALAHLSQTLADKQSELADVVKTGRTHLMDAMPVTFAQELGGWKSQIDHAAQGISHALSPIKALAQGGTAVGTGINADPRFARIFADNLSQLSHVAFQPSDNFFYNLSSQDCVVGLSGQLKNAAVALMKIANDLRWMNSGPLAGLGEIELQGLQPGSSIMPGKVNPVIPEAVTMVAAQVIGNDTTITVAGQSGNFQLNVMLPVIAHNLLESIALLTNACHALADKAIATFKVRHDNLEKALAKNPILVTALNPVIGYLKAADIAKKAYQQGRAILDVAAEETDLDRATLEALLDPKKLTQGGIAH from the coding sequence ATGACTCGCGAATACCGAATTGAAAAAGACAGCATGGGTGATGTCAAAGTCCCTGCTGATGCGCTTTATCAAGCACAAACTCAACGTGCCGTAGATAACTTTACGTTAAGCCGCTACACCATGCCTAGCGCGTTTATTGCTGCCCTCGCCTACATTAAACAAGCGGCGGCGATGACCAATGCGCAGTTAGGTCATTTAGAAGGGGACATAGCCCAAGCGATTGCCAATGCATCGCAAGCGGTGATTGATGGTCAGTATGCAGAACAGTTCCCGATTGATGTTTTCCAGACAGGTTCAGGCACCAGCTCCAATATGAACGCCAATGAGGTGATTGCCACCCTCGCCTCGCGTGAATTGGGCTATGCGGTGAGTCCAAACGATCATGTCAACATGGGACAAAGCAGTAATGATGTTATCCCAACAGCAATCCAAGTCAGTGCGGCCATCAATATTGAGCAGCAACTGCTCCCCGCCTTGGCGCATTTAAGTCAAACTCTCGCGGATAAACAGTCAGAGTTGGCTGATGTGGTCAAAACTGGCCGCACTCATTTGATGGATGCGATGCCCGTGACTTTCGCACAAGAACTGGGCGGATGGAAAAGCCAAATCGACCACGCCGCACAAGGCATCAGCCATGCGCTTTCCCCCATCAAAGCCTTGGCGCAAGGCGGTACTGCGGTCGGCACAGGCATTAATGCGGATCCGCGCTTTGCACGTATTTTTGCCGATAACCTCAGTCAATTGAGTCATGTTGCTTTTCAGCCCAGCGACAATTTTTTCTATAACCTAAGCAGCCAAGACTGCGTAGTCGGCCTTTCTGGTCAGTTGAAAAACGCCGCGGTCGCGCTGATGAAAATCGCTAACGATTTGCGCTGGATGAACTCTGGCCCCTTGGCGGGGTTAGGGGAAATTGAGCTGCAAGGCTTACAACCGGGCTCCTCGATCATGCCGGGAAAAGTTAACCCTGTGATCCCGGAAGCCGTGACTATGGTCGCTGCGCAAGTGATTGGCAATGACACTACGATTACCGTGGCTGGCCAATCCGGTAATTTCCAGCTTAATGTGATGCTGCCTGTGATCGCGCACAACCTACTGGAATCAATAGCATTATTGACCAATGCGTGCCATGCGCTCGCCGATAAAGCCATCGCAACTTTTAAAGTTCGTCATGACAATCTGGAAAAAGCCTTGGCCAAAAACCCGATTCTCGTCACCGCCTTGAACCCTGTCATTGGTTATCTCAAAGCGGCTGATATTGCCAAAAAAGCCTACCAGCAAGGCCGCGCGATTTTGGATGTCGCTGCGGAAGAGACGGATCTCGATCGCGCCACGCTTGAAGCGCTGCTTGACCCGAAAAAGCTCACACAAGGCGGCATTGCCCATTAA
- a CDS encoding DUF2127 domain-containing protein, translating to MSNTHQGLKAVAILESTKGIVSLLLGLGLHHVAGDSLQQLLLDLLQHLHLNPASYWSEKLLHQAGLLTHFNLNWVAAGALVYGAIRLIEAYGLWHNLLWTEWFALLSGAIYLPFEVYELSTHPGVFSMAALLINLVIVLYMYRIIRSKVPQR from the coding sequence ATGTCGAATACACACCAAGGCTTAAAAGCGGTCGCGATTTTAGAGTCGACCAAAGGGATTGTGTCGCTACTGTTGGGGTTAGGGCTGCACCATGTTGCTGGCGATAGCCTACAGCAATTGTTGCTAGATCTGTTACAGCACTTGCACCTTAATCCTGCCAGTTATTGGTCAGAGAAATTACTCCATCAAGCGGGGCTTCTCACCCATTTCAATTTGAACTGGGTGGCCGCAGGCGCGCTAGTGTATGGTGCGATCCGTTTGATTGAAGCTTATGGTCTTTGGCACAACTTATTGTGGACGGAGTGGTTTGCACTGCTCAGCGGAGCCATCTATCTGCCATTTGAAGTGTATGAGTTGTCTACCCATCCTGGTGTATTCAGTATGGCGGCTCTGCTGATTAACCTAGTTATTGTGCTTTATATGTATCGGATTATCCGCAGTAAAGTGCCGCAAAGGTAA
- a CDS encoding LysR family transcriptional regulator: MRHLNFHHLHYFWTVAKEGHLTRAAQQLNVSQSALSSQIRQLEGQLGHDLFVRQGRSLQLTEVGHLVLEYAESIFNLSGELLSIMESGELQRVQQLRVGSVATLSRNFQENFLRPVLGKSDVRLILSSSTLEDLLGQLQMHKLDLILSNRPVPSDSTQPWRCKRIAQQSVCLVGPPSDTLRRYKFPQDLPEVKTLVPGASSEIRLQFDLYCEQLGLAVTPYAEVDDMAMLRLLARDVEGVTVVPEVVVQDEIETGRLCNYGTLDAVTESFYAITTKRHFDMSIVNRLLDN, translated from the coding sequence ATGCGACATCTGAATTTTCACCATTTACATTACTTCTGGACTGTGGCTAAAGAGGGGCATCTCACTCGTGCTGCGCAGCAACTCAATGTGTCACAATCGGCGCTTTCTTCACAAATTCGTCAGTTAGAAGGTCAATTGGGGCATGATCTGTTTGTGCGCCAAGGGCGCAGTTTGCAGCTCACCGAAGTTGGACATTTGGTTCTGGAATATGCCGAAAGCATATTTAACTTGAGCGGCGAGCTGCTTTCGATCATGGAGAGCGGTGAATTACAACGAGTACAGCAATTAAGGGTTGGCTCGGTGGCGACCTTATCGCGAAACTTTCAGGAAAACTTTTTACGCCCTGTGCTCGGTAAATCGGATGTGCGGCTTATCTTGTCTTCCTCTACTTTGGAAGATCTTCTAGGTCAGTTACAAATGCATAAGCTCGACCTGATCCTTTCCAATCGTCCGGTACCGAGTGATTCAACGCAGCCTTGGCGTTGTAAGCGCATTGCACAGCAAAGTGTCTGCCTTGTCGGACCGCCGAGCGACACTTTGCGCCGTTATAAATTTCCGCAGGATTTACCTGAAGTGAAAACCTTGGTGCCGGGGGCAAGCAGTGAAATTCGGCTGCAATTTGATCTGTATTGTGAACAGTTAGGGTTAGCGGTAACGCCCTACGCGGAAGTCGATGATATGGCGATGTTACGTCTATTGGCGCGCGATGTGGAAGGTGTCACTGTGGTGCCTGAGGTCGTGGTACAAGATGAAATTGAAACAGGACGGCTGTGCAATTACGGAACACTGGACGCGGTGACCGAAAGCTTTTACGCGATCACCACGAAACGCCATTTTGATATGTCTATTGTCAATCGGTTGCTCGACAACTAG
- a CDS encoding YbcC family protein: MNAPSSLSALSTTANPALSTFVEQVCALIAPNWPLDRMIAVSPYWKRIDKPFAQAAAELKQLAASPMTMTLNDYHLRWQNKQIQSADLQQAIAEQNSDLSESTLTAALQQPTAPSHPWPLLCDTVDSRRDLEHHPAWNDAITHQISQFCAAYFDHHQADWSPDQQTGLFATWREAMIHDRSITLLLKVTSVKQKATKLPEDAMAAIEQTLAQLAIAPAQQETYLQAVLMRISGWASWCAYLAWLAGFEGRHDEHLRDLLAIRLCWENLLDDGERGMGSVWLQWQQSWAPRQSCEEDRALRIALLWQRSAEIAYQRQLFAALTSIQESAPQSSYPEVQAAFCIDVRSEVIRRHLEAQSPHIQTLGFAGFFGLPIRYQLLGTEASRPQLPGLLAPSLTVSDSTGDEDQDAKLALRRRARLKRHFSWRAFHHLPASTFTLVETTGLAYLTKLLKRTLSYPVSSASVERFAFTEHEWQSVKPQFTRDPQTLTLRAQMAANILRALGIATEQARLVLLVGHGSQTQNNPQRAGLDCGACCGQSGEVNARTLAALLNDQAVRQALPEYGISLRDDVHFIAALHNTTTEAITLFDRHEIPTSHREALEQLDQQLTAASHGARKERAPSLELNHNHQELPSKDNALSAPQLEQAFLRRAHDWAQTRPEWGLTNNAAFIIAPRQRSKQAKLDGRVFLHEYQPERDPEGQLLTQIMTAPMLVTHWINMQYFASTVDNRRFGSGNKTLHNVVGGNIGLFEGNGGDLRCGLALQSLHDGQGWRHAALRLTVVIDAPRERIEQVMASHRVVEHLVKHEWLYLARFADQGIEIYLQGTWQRITQPSSGCPQSR, encoded by the coding sequence ATGAATGCGCCAAGTTCACTCTCAGCTTTAAGCACCACCGCTAACCCAGCATTATCGACATTTGTCGAACAAGTCTGCGCCTTGATTGCTCCTAACTGGCCGCTGGATCGCATGATTGCGGTGAGTCCTTATTGGAAACGGATTGATAAGCCCTTTGCACAAGCCGCCGCCGAGCTCAAACAATTGGCCGCCTCCCCTATGACCATGACGCTCAATGATTACCACCTTCGTTGGCAAAATAAGCAAATCCAATCAGCGGATTTGCAACAAGCCATCGCTGAACAAAACAGTGACCTTAGCGAATCTACCTTGACTGCCGCTTTACAACAGCCCACAGCGCCGAGTCATCCTTGGCCATTGCTGTGCGACACCGTCGATAGCCGGCGTGATCTTGAGCATCATCCCGCATGGAATGACGCCATCACCCATCAAATTTCGCAATTTTGCGCCGCCTATTTTGACCATCATCAAGCCGATTGGAGCCCAGATCAGCAAACCGGACTCTTTGCCACTTGGCGTGAGGCGATGATCCACGATCGCAGCATCACGCTGCTGCTCAAAGTGACAAGCGTAAAACAAAAAGCCACCAAGCTTCCCGAGGATGCTATGGCCGCCATCGAGCAAACTCTAGCGCAACTCGCTATTGCCCCTGCGCAACAAGAAACGTATTTACAAGCCGTGTTAATGCGCATCAGTGGCTGGGCATCCTGGTGTGCTTATCTCGCATGGCTGGCAGGGTTTGAGGGTCGGCACGATGAGCACCTGCGCGATCTGTTGGCGATTCGTCTCTGCTGGGAGAACTTACTTGATGATGGTGAGCGCGGTATGGGCTCTGTGTGGTTACAATGGCAGCAATCTTGGGCACCGCGCCAATCGTGCGAGGAGGATCGCGCACTACGCATTGCGCTACTGTGGCAACGCAGTGCGGAAATCGCCTATCAGCGCCAGCTCTTTGCTGCGCTGACATCAATACAAGAGTCGGCTCCCCAATCAAGTTATCCCGAGGTGCAAGCGGCTTTTTGTATCGATGTGCGTTCAGAAGTCATTCGCCGCCACTTAGAAGCGCAATCACCCCATATTCAAACCCTTGGCTTCGCAGGCTTTTTTGGCTTACCGATCCGCTATCAGTTATTGGGCACCGAAGCAAGCCGCCCACAGTTACCGGGCTTATTAGCGCCGAGCTTGACCGTCTCTGACAGCACAGGGGATGAAGATCAAGACGCGAAATTGGCCTTGCGTCGCCGTGCTCGACTCAAGCGACACTTTAGCTGGCGCGCGTTTCATCACCTCCCCGCCTCCACGTTTACTCTGGTGGAAACCACGGGGTTGGCTTATTTAACCAAGCTCCTTAAACGCACCTTATCCTACCCTGTATCGAGCGCATCGGTGGAGCGTTTCGCCTTTACGGAACATGAGTGGCAGAGTGTCAAACCGCAATTCACGCGCGATCCACAGACGTTAACGCTGCGTGCTCAAATGGCGGCCAACATTCTAAGAGCGTTGGGGATCGCCACCGAGCAAGCACGCTTGGTGCTACTCGTGGGGCACGGCTCACAGACGCAAAATAATCCGCAGCGTGCAGGGCTGGATTGTGGAGCCTGCTGCGGTCAAAGCGGCGAAGTCAACGCTCGCACGTTAGCAGCATTGCTAAATGATCAGGCGGTGCGCCAAGCGTTGCCTGAATATGGAATTTCGCTGCGCGATGACGTCCACTTTATCGCGGCGCTACACAACACCACAACAGAAGCGATAACGCTTTTTGATCGCCATGAGATCCCAACAAGCCATCGCGAGGCGCTAGAACAACTTGATCAGCAGCTCACGGCCGCCAGCCATGGCGCACGTAAAGAACGCGCGCCAAGTCTTGAACTGAATCACAACCACCAAGAGCTACCAAGCAAGGACAACGCCCTATCTGCCCCGCAATTGGAGCAAGCGTTTCTGCGTCGAGCCCATGATTGGGCGCAAACTCGCCCTGAGTGGGGTCTGACCAACAATGCCGCTTTTATCATTGCACCGCGGCAACGTTCAAAGCAGGCGAAACTCGATGGCCGAGTGTTTTTGCATGAATACCAACCGGAGCGAGATCCCGAAGGGCAATTACTGACACAAATTATGACGGCCCCGATGTTGGTCACACACTGGATTAACATGCAGTATTTTGCCTCCACCGTCGATAATCGCCGCTTCGGCAGTGGCAATAAAACCTTGCATAATGTGGTGGGAGGAAACATCGGCCTTTTTGAAGGCAACGGAGGCGATCTGCGCTGTGGCTTAGCCCTGCAATCGCTGCATGATGGCCAAGGGTGGCGACATGCAGCCTTACGCCTCACTGTGGTGATTGATGCGCCACGCGAACGGATTGAGCAAGTGATGGCTTCACACCGCGTGGTTGAACATTTGGTTAAGCATGAATGGCTCTATCTGGCCCGTTTTGCTGATCAAGGGATTGAGATATATCTCCAAGGCACTTGGCAACGCATCACTCAGCCCAGCTCAGGTTGTCCACAATCTCGGTAG